The nucleotide window TTCATCCGGGTTTAAACCCTTACAACCGTGGCTGGTATCCGCAGGTCTTTTCAATAATAAATGGCCTGCCGGTCGGCGCTACCGTGCATTTAATGGATGCTGAAGTGGATCACGGAGAAATCATTGCGCAACAGCGCGTTGACATAGATAAATCTGACACCTCGCTGGATGTATACAGAAAAGTGATTGCTGCGGAAAAAACGCTGATCCACACGCATGTCATTAATATCATTGACGGCCAGTACACCACGACACAACCCATGGGTGAAGGAAACTATAACGGGATCCAGGATTACAATGCGCTCTGTAAGCTGGATTTAACGTCAGTTGCCACTCTCGAAGAACATCTGAATCTGTTGCGAGCCACCACGCATGGCGATTTTAAAAACGCCTACTTTACGGATGAAAACGGCAAAAAATATTTTGTTCGCATCATAATAGAAGAAGACAAATAAATACCTGTTGCCGCTCTGGCTGGCAGAGTGCGCTCCCGCCCGTCGCCTGGGCTGGGCTGCAATCACGTGGTTGAAGGTTTCTGCAGTACCGGTTTATCTCTTCCCGCTTTGGGATTCATCATACCGGGATCGGTTATCCATTAAAGAAATCATAAAAAAGCCCGCTGGAGAGCGGGCTGAGTGCGATACGGCTGAGGGATTATTCCCACTCAATCGTCGCCGGTGGCTTACCGGAGATATCGTAAACCACGCGTGAGATGCCGTTGACTTCGTTGATGATGCGGTTGGAAACGCGGCCGAGGAAATCGTACGGCAGGTGCGCCCAGTGCGCGGTCATGAAGTCGATGGTTTCCACCGCACGCAGGGATACCACCCAGTCATATTTACGGCCATCGCCCATCACGCCGACAGAACGCACCGGCAGGAACACGGTAAAGGCCTGGCTGACTTTATTGTAGAGGTCCGCTTTACGCAGCTCTTCAATGAAGATGGCGTCGGCGCGGCGCAGCAGATCGCAATACTCTTTTTTCACTTCGCCCAGTACGCGCACGCCCAGCCCCGGGCCCGGGAACGGATGGCGATACAGCATATCGTACGGCAGTCCCAGTTCCAGACCGATTTTGCGCACTTCATCTTTGAACAGCTCTTTCAGCGGCTCCACCAGTCCCATCTTCATCTCTTTCGGCAGGCCGCCAACGTTGTGGTGAGATTTGATGACATGCGCTTTGCCGGTGGCCGAAGCCGCAGATTCAATGACGTCAGGATAGATGGTGCCCTGCGCCAGCCATTTCACTTCGGTCAGCTTCAGCGCTTCTTCATCGAACACTTCAACGAATACGCGACCGATGATTTTACGCTTGGCTTCCGGATCGTTCTCGCCCGCCAGCGCATCAAGGAAGCGTGCTTCCGCCGGCACATGCACAATGTTCAGACCGAAGTGGTCGCCGAACATGTCCATGACCTGCTCCGCTTCGTTCAGACGCAGCAAACCGTTGTCCACGAAGACGCAGGTCAGGCGCTCGCCAATCGCACGGTGCAGCAGCATCGCGGTAACGGAAGAGTCAACGCCGCCGGACAGGCCAAGGATCACT belongs to Candidatus Pantoea soli and includes:
- a CDS encoding dTDP-4-amino-4,6-dideoxyglucose formyltransferase translates to MNTDLQQNSRQNIARRPAQKLLVVSENQELCLFLQNTLRDKQVTRSLQVDYRYTSFNQHPQPMIEIGAEKINVKDEATVTKIIAEYDLVFSLHCKQIFPRRLIENVTCINFHPGLNPYNRGWYPQVFSIINGLPVGATVHLMDAEVDHGEIIAQQRVDIDKSDTSLDVYRKVIAAEKTLIHTHVINIIDGQYTTTQPMGEGNYNGIQDYNALCKLDLTSVATLEEHLNLLRATTHGDFKNAYFTDENGKKYFVRIIIEEDK
- the guaA gene encoding glutamine-hydrolyzing GMP synthase — its product is MTTENIHKHRILILDFGSQYTQLVARRVRELGVYCELWAWDVTEEQIRQFNPNGIILSGGPESTTELNSPRAPEYVFNAGVPVLGVCYGMQTMAMQLGGKVEGSNEREFGYAQVEVTTQSALVRDIEDAISAAGKPLLDVWMSHGDKVTAIPADFVTVASTETCPFAIMANEEKKFYGVQFHPEVTHTRQGLRMLERFVRDICGCEALWTPAKIIEDAVERIREQVGNDKVILGLSGGVDSSVTAMLLHRAIGERLTCVFVDNGLLRLNEAEQVMDMFGDHFGLNIVHVPAEARFLDALAGENDPEAKRKIIGRVFVEVFDEEALKLTEVKWLAQGTIYPDVIESAASATGKAHVIKSHHNVGGLPKEMKMGLVEPLKELFKDEVRKIGLELGLPYDMLYRHPFPGPGLGVRVLGEVKKEYCDLLRRADAIFIEELRKADLYNKVSQAFTVFLPVRSVGVMGDGRKYDWVVSLRAVETIDFMTAHWAHLPYDFLGRVSNRIINEVNGISRVVYDISGKPPATIEWE